A single Hyperolius riggenbachi isolate aHypRig1 chromosome 12, aHypRig1.pri, whole genome shotgun sequence DNA region contains:
- the LOC137541012 gene encoding general transcription factor II-I repeat domain-containing protein 2-like: MSKKRKIDSECRIFKEQWTYDYFFIQCKERAVCLLCQESVAVFKDYNLRRHYETRHKDKYDCLVGQVRKDKILKLKNLLSTQQNTFVKQKQLNISSLRASFHVAKLIARTGKPFTEGEFVKECLLSVAKEVCPEKTDLFNTVSLSAPTITRRIEEMGDNLHQHLQKSSKNLCYFSLALDESTDVRDSAQLLIFIRGTNSQFEVTEELAALQSIKGTTTGEDIYEKVCQTVTDLELDWGKLASVTTDGAPSMVGSVKGVVARINQEMDKHRYSRPIAIHCLIHQQALCCKSLKWDSVMKVVVSCVNFIRAHALNHRQFQELLSELNACHEDILYHTEVRWLSRGKVLKRFYDLLPEVSAFLLSKNKEIPELQDAEWKWHLAFLTDVTEQLNVLNLQLQGNGKLVCDMYSHVKAFEVKLELLIKHVKEENFCHLPITQKLLAEKPEVAFPNQKCVDALEMLKREFQMRFKELHLHEQDIQLFRNPFSVDIEIVDPIYQMELAELQNCDSLKDSFKSSNLTNFYASLASETYPNLRKHALKMATIFGSTYVCEQTFSRMKHLKSPTRSRITDAHLHHLLRMAVTNMEPDIDYLISQKQAHTSH; this comes from the coding sequence AtgtccaaaaaaagaaaaattgactCTGAGTGCAGAATATTTAAAGAGCAGTGGACCTATGATTACTTTTTTATACAGTGCAAGGAGAGAGCCGTTTGTCTGCTATGTCAGGAGTCAGTAGCTGTATTCAAAGACTACAATTTGCGCCGACACTACGAAACACGACATAAAGACAAATATGATTGTTTGGTTGGACAAGTGAGAAAAGACAAAATATTAAAACTGAAAAATTTACTGTCAACTCAACAAAATACTTTTGTGAAGCAGAAGCAGTTAAATATTTCATCACTGCGAGCGAGTTTTCATGTAGCCAAGCTGATCGCGCGCACTGGCAAACCATTTACAGAGGGAGAATTTGTAAAAGAATGCCTTCTTTCTGTTGCCAAAGAGGTGTGTCCAGAGAAGACTGATTTGTTTAACACAGTGAGTCTTTCAGCACCAACAATTACCCGTAGAATTGAGGAAATGGGGGATAATTTGCATCAACATTTGCAAAAATCATCAAAAAATCTGTGCTATTTTTCGTTGGCACTTGACGAAAGCACAGACGTCCGTGATTCTGCGCAACTTCTCATTTTCATTCGTGGAACCAATTCACAATTCGAAGTCACAGAGGAGCTTGCTGCCCTGCAAAGTATCAAAGGAACTACAACAGGAGAGGATATCTATGAAAAAGTTTGCCAAACTGTTACTGATTTGGAGCTGGACTGGGGTAAACTAGCCAGCGTGACAACTGACGGTGCTCCTAGTATGGTGGGATCTGTGAAAGGAGTAGTAGCACGCATTAACCAAGAGATGGACAAACACCGATATTCGCGTCCTATAGCCatacactgcctcatccatcaacAAGCGCTGTGTTGTAAATCACTGAAATGGGACTCTGTCATGAAAGTTGTGGTCTCTTGCGTGAACTTTATTAGGGCTCACGCACTAAACCACAGGCAATTTCAAGAACTGCTGTCTGAGCTGAATGCTTGCCATGAAGATATACTGTACCACACAGAAGTCCGTTGGCTGAGTCGAgggaaagttttaaaacgattttATGATTTACTTCCAGAGGTATCTGCATTTCTGCTTTCAAAAAACAAAGAAATACCGGAGCTTCAGGATGCAGAATGGAAATGGCACCTTGCCTTTCTGACAGATGTCACAGAGCAACTCAATGTTTTAAATCTGCAACTTCAAGGAAATGGAAAGCTCGTCTGTGACATGTACTCTCATGTGAAAGCGTTTGAAGTAAAATTAGAACTTCTCATTAAACACGTAAAGGAGGAAAACTTTTGCCATCTCCCAATTACTCAAAAGCTGTTGGCTGAAAAACCAGAAGTGGCATTCCCAAACCAAAAATGTGTGGATGCACTGGAAATGCTGAAAAGGGAGTTTCAAATGAGATTTAAAGAGCTTCATCTCCATGAACAGGACATACAGCTTTTCCGGAACCCATTTTCTGTTGACATTGAGATTGTGGATCCAATTTATCAAATGGAACTGGCTGAATTACAGAATTGTGactctctgaaagactcattcaaGTCAAGCAACCTTACTAATTTCTATGCTTCTCTCGCCTCTGAGACATATCCTAATCTCAGAAAACATGCCCTCAAAATGGCAACCATCTTTGGAAGCACCTATGTCTGTGAACAGACTTTTTCCCGAATGAAACACCTGAAATCCCCAACCAGATCCAGAATAACTGATGCGCACTTGCATCACTTGTTACGGATGGCAGTGACAAACATGGAACCGGACATTGACTATCTCATCAGCCAAAAGCAGGCCCACACTTCccattga